The following coding sequences are from one Neovison vison isolate M4711 chromosome X, ASM_NN_V1, whole genome shotgun sequence window:
- the LOC122896692 gene encoding melanoma-associated antigen B10-like: MPRGQKSKLRAREKRRQAQSEAQGVQDAQVTAAAEEQPLTSLFPPFGGNAQSSLAAGSGRKSQGPHTAPSTTISAGVSHTRSDEGAHSQDKERPSTSQAQPSTDHYRRTPLDDKAILLVQFLLRKYNIREPITKEDMMKYVIRKHKEHFQEILRKASELMVLAFGIELKEVDPTRHCYALVSKFQRTYDDRLRGEEIMPKTGLLMTILCVIFMKGNCATEEDIWEVLNVMGIYAERKHLIYGDPKKLITQDLVQERYLQYQQVANSDPPRFEFLWGPRAHAETSKMKVLEFLAKIHDTVPSAFPSWYEEALRDEEERTQARFAALLRTGALSNVSPRVNFGSFFHL; the protein is encoded by the coding sequence ATGCCTCGGGGGCAGAAGAGTAAGCTTCGTGCCCGTGAGAAACGCCGTCAGGCCCAGAGTGAAGCTCAGGGAGTCCAGGATGCTCAGGTCACTGCAGCAGCTGAAGAACAGCCCCTcacttccctctttcctccttttggTGGTAATGCTCAGAGCTCTTTAGCTGCTGGGTCAGGCAGAAAATCCCAGGGGCCCCATACAGCTCCATCCACTACTATTTCTGCAGGTGTTTCACACACAAGATCTGATGAAGGTGCTCACAGCCAAGACAAGGAAAGACCAAGCACTTCTCAGGCACAACCCAGCACGGATCATTACCGTAGAACCCCGCTGGATGACAAGGCAATTCTTTTGGTGCAATTCCTGTTGCGCAAGTACAACATAAGGGAGCCCATAACAAAGGAAGACATGATGAAGTATGTCATCAGGAAGCACAAGGAGCACTTTCAAGAAATCCTCAGGAAAGCCTCTGAGCTAATGGTGCTGGCCTTTGGCATTGAACTGAAGGAAGTCGACCCTACCAGGCACTGCTACGCCCTTGTCAGCAAATTTCAGCGCACCTATGATGACAGGCTGAGAGGTGAAGAGATCATGCCCAAGACAGGCCTTTTGATGACTATTCTTTGTGTGATCTTCATGAAGGGCAATTGTGCCACTGAAGAGGATATCTGGGAAGTACTTAATGTGATGGGGATATATGCTGAAAGGAAGCACCTCATCTATGGGGATCCCAAGAAGCTCATCACCCAAGATTTGGTGCAGGAAAGGTACCTGCAGTACCAGCAGGTGGCCAACAGTGATCCTCCACGCTTCGAGTTCCTGTGGGGCCCAAGAGCCCACGCCGAGACCAGCAAGATGAAAGTCCTTGAGTTTTTGGCCAAGATCCACGATACAGTCCCCAGTGCCTTCCCATCCTGGTATGAAGAAGCTTTGCGAGATGAGGAAGAGCGAACCCAAGCCAGATTTGCAGCTCTGCTTCGTACTGGTGCCCTGTCTAACGTGAGCCCCAGGGTCAATTTTGGCAGCTTCTTCCACCTGTAG